CGGCAACCGAGCCGACGCCCGAGTGGAGCGCCAGAACTCGGGGGTACTTCGTCCACAGCCTCGTGGTGAGCCAGCAGCCCAACGTGGCCGAATTCCTCCGCTCCCGCCGCCCCAACGTCGCCGCCATGGTGGTCGACATGCTCTGCACTTCCATGATCGGCGTCGCGGCCGAGCTCGCCATCCCCGCCTACATCTTCTTCACTTCTCCCGCCAGTTTCCTCGGCGCCATGCTCCACTTCCAGACCCTCCACGACGAACGAAACGACGACGTCTGCGCGCTCCAGGACTCGGGATCCGAGCTGGATATCCCGAGCTTCGGCCTCCCTCTGCCTCCTAGCGTCCTGTCTCAGGTGCTGGTGGTTAGGAGCCAGTGGGAGGATAGGTTCCTTCAATATGCTCGTGATTATAGGAAGGCTAGAGGGATCATTGTCAACACTTTTGCTGAGCTCGAGCCTCATGCGCTGGGATCGTTCGTCATGGGTTCGGCATATGGCGCTGCACCGGTCCCACCGGTGTACTCCGTTGGCCCGATTTTGAACTGTGGCCCTTCTCATAAAAGCTCCCCTGAGGTTCTCAAGTGGCTGGATGAGCAGCATTCTGGTTCAGTGGTATTGATCTGTTTTGGGAGCCAGGGGAGTTTGAGCGAGGTTCAAATACGTGAGCTGGCAATCGGGCTCGAGCAGAGCGGCCAGCGTTTCCTCTGGTCGCTCCGGCGCCAGGCACCGAGCAGCCAGAAGGCGAGCTTCCCGGGAGAGTACGAGAGCTACAGAGAAGTCCTGCCGGAGGGGTTCCTGGACAGAACTAGTGGAGTGGGTAAGGTTGTGGGGTGGATACCACAGCTGGAGGTGTTATCCCATCCAGCTGTGGGCGGGTTCGTGTCGCACTGTGGGTGGAATTCTGTGCTCGAGAGCCTCTGGTGTGGCGTGCCCGTGGCGACATGGCCTTTGCACTCGGAGCAACAGATGAACGCATTCCAGCTGGTGAGGGAGTTGGGGCTGGCGGTGGAGATCACGCTGAGCTACTTGGAGAGGAGCGGGGACGGGTCAGTGGTGGCCGCGGCAGAGGTGGAGAGAGGGATAAGGGAGGTGATGGAGAGTGGGAGTAGGGTGAAGGAAAGAGTGAGAGAGATGAAAGAGAAGAGTAGAATGACTGTGGTTGAAGGTGGATCTTCGTATGCTTCTTTCAAGAGGCTAATTGATGATATGATGAGCAATGCTTCGACCTCATGAATTCATCAGTCATTTTCGTGACAAATTGAGAGACTATTGatttgtattaaataaatgtaacaCTAAAACATGACACAACTTTTGAGTTGGAAATTGTAGTTACGAATGCAACATATTTTGCTGTGTTTTTGTTGAAAAGGATATCTAGCAAAGATCAAAAGAGGTTGAAATTAAAGCTTTGCAAATGAACATAAACACCAAATACAAACTAAGTTTCATAAGCATATACAGTTTCCTTTCCAACCTTACCAGTATAAAACTATATGATTCGCCAGAGGCTGAGTTCTAGACGAAAGAATGGCTTTAAAGAACGAAAAACAAAACGAACAAAATACAgcaacaagaaaaaaaaaaatcctagaATAGTTTATACAAGTTGATTAGTATGCAGGTTGTACCTTGCTGCATCAACCAACAGTTTAACTTACACATCATTTGGCTTAGGTTTTGTCATCACATTTGAGATCACTTTCGTAGTATTCCTCCTCGTCGTTGAGGTCTCCACCGTCATAGTAATACTCATCACCATCTCCATAGACATCATCCTCCTCTGCACTGCTGGTCTCATACTCCAATGCCGGCTGTCCCCTTAAACTCTCTTGAATACGATCTCTAATGGCTGTCCCCTGAGAAGAAGAAGTTCAGAAGATTAAAAATTGGAGCATGTATCCAAATCCATAACAGTATTGCTTACCATTTTATGGCAACGTTCCTCAAACATCTCAAGAAACCCAGCAACCCATCGATCAGCATTTTCGACCCACACATTGGGATTCACGCCGGCTGTTTTCGCTGCAGTTTGTATCTGAAAGAAGatgttaaaatgaaaacatgcAACAACAAACGTCAGGCATAATCCAACTATTCCATCTGTAACCTTTTCTCCCACTTTTTCTTGTTGTTCCTTGACAACCTCTTGCAACTTTTTCAGTCTCATATTCACCCTCAGTCGCTTTTCCTGCCAATGTGAAAAGAACGATATCATAAAAAACGCAAGCCCCACTAAAAACTAATACCACTGATCCCTTTGGCACGTAAAAACGCAAGCCTCACTGAAAACTAATACCACTGATCCCTTTGGCACGTAACCAGATAGACGAATCGAGGTACattaaatcaattgatgaCATCAAAACAAGAGCAAGAGTATTGCCTTAACGTAGCTGACATTAAGGTCCTTCCTTGAATACCCACGGTCTAAATTGCGCATCACATATTGGTTATAATCCTTCACTATCCTCATAATGACATCTGAAGTTGAAATTCCATCAGTCCTTTTAGTCTCCTTGAATCGTCCAACAGCTTTCACCTGGCATTAGAGATAAGTAAAAGATGATTAGTAGGCTTCCGAAGTGCAAAAAAGACATCAGAAATAACATCTACAAAACCAGAAGGACAATATGCGAACAAAAGCAATGCTTACAAATTCATAAACATCATTTCCAGCTCCGCTAGTATCTGCATAACTGAAAAAAAGAGGTTACATCATCCTAGGGGAGTAAATGCACGGTTACTGGAAGTTCAAACACATTTTCAACTATACTTGCACTAGttcacaacaacaacaacaacaccagCTATTAGGTGTGTCAAAGCCACTAAATTTCGCTTCAATGTTGAAAAGTTTACGGACATTCACCCAAAAGATTATTTGGAAGCATAGCAGGGGATATATGCTTAACATGATCACTAAGGTTAAGAAGTCTAATGTTTGTAGCCAttagtattagtttttatgAACTTCCACTGATCGAATCTCATATCCATTGAAAATCCCTGGCACATTAATATCAGACCTCAAAAGACACTATCACTACTGTATCAAATTGCTACAGCGTCGACAAATAAATCTAACAAATGTCACAAGTCAAAGAACCATATATAGTCTATAGTTTTAGAAACTTTTAGTAACTGTGTCAAATTCCTGTCCTGAAAAGGATGTTTCTAGATGAGAAAGGCTTACGGAAGAGAATCATGAGCCACGTAATCGATACGGTGCTTGTCAAGAAACTCTTGATTAATTACCCACGGAGCATCAGGGATAACCTCATCCACCCACCTGCCATTGTCATATAGAAAAGCTTAACATGTTAAATTACGGAATATCTTGTGCAACCAAGCATTTAGACATAGGCATACTAAGTATCCAGATGACATGGGATCGGAAACAATGaaaacataaatcataaaCAATTCTCTTCCAGAAGGAACTTGATCCTGATGGCATATCCAGAATAGATGCATATAAGTACATTAATAATTCATGTATAGAATAATGGAACCACAATCTAGAGACTAGCCAGATTAGGATTAATAATGCTTCATCTAGTTTATCACCAAGAAATacataatgaaaataaacatgaaGTGCAAGGAAGTTGGAAACAAACTTGCAATGACGAAGGGATTCATATCGCTCAGCGTCATTCATAACAGTCTTTCCCTTGTACTTATGCGTAGTGGCATCATTGCAGCATCCAACCAGCAAATACGTATTGGGAAACCTGCGGAGAAAGGTATCACCACCCGACTAATAATTGATTGAGAGAAAGCGTTTAAGCATCATCTCCTGATGGCTTAACATCAAATTGATCAAACATTATAAATTCatctcaaaataatactccaaagCAAACGGAAGTAAAAAGCTGAAATATAATGCTTCAATTCTCCCCTTCAACAACACAAATCGAGCAGCCAAAATTTCATGCAATTGCCGAAAGTAATCGAAATTGGAAACAATCATCACAAAAAGCTGAAATATAACGTTTCAGATTCTCCCCTTCAATAAcaaaaatggagagagaaaaaaattcaatcaccAGCCGAAAGTAATCGAAATTGGAAACAAtcatcaaaaaaaattcacaatcaATGACACGACCTCCGCATTGCAATCGCGCTAGCAGCCACGATCACAGTCGAAAGCGGATTTCTCAGCAATTAAACGAAATTAGATGATCGCAAACTGAATCAATGAGAGCGAGAATAACAACAGCgcaaaaaagggggaaaaaacgCACGAGAGCTTCGCTTGTTCGAGGGAACGAGCGTGGCCGAAGTGGAAGAGATCGTAGATTCCATCGGCGTAGACGCGTACGGGGCGATCAAGCGGAGGCCCGTCGTTTTTCGGCTTCTCCTCTGCTTTTCCGGTAACTTTATCTCCCATCGCaaccgttttttttttttgttttttttaatctaaatcTACCTGTGATTATCACTttagcattttaattttttcgatATCATTCCGATATTACCGCTTCATGCCTCATACGCTCGCTTAATATTAGTCGCAAATTAAAGAGAATGAAAATCTTAGTAGTAAATtccttaattttaaaaaattaatatattaccttttgttttttacttaAATACATGTAATTTCTAGGTTcagtgattttattttattaaatcaaaaacCGTATATAccacatttaattatgaagaaaataactaactagAGTATATTTGGATAACATGTGTTCTACGACCATCTCAAGtgcaactaattaaaatttttgaataaataagtaatattagaattttaaacatataaattaattcaagtaATAGTAAAGTATTTGAAATAGGgatattggtctctaaaatcatgaactttgctcaaattttagtatttcccatgaactttaaaattggtctaaaaaatcacaaactttacattttgtttgttatttcccatgGCAGCCTAAATAAGAAATCTTCGGCAAAAATCTTATTATACCTGGCAATCGTGAAATGTTTATAACATTTTagattactttttaaattcGTGACAAGTAGGATAAAAGACTAGAAAATCACGTTGATTTAGTAGTGCTAAGTAGGTTAAAAAATGCACGGTAGTTGGTTGGATATGGTGATTGAGCCGCcatgggaaataacaaacaaaatataaagtttgtgattttataggccaattttaaaattcatggaaaataccaaaatttgagtaaagtttatgattttagagaccaatatcCCTTTGAAATATACTATCGTCGTCTATGAaagattatcattttttttattttggacaGGCCACCAATATCACCATTTATCAATTTgtagtaaatattttatttttaataaggtagattttatttcataatagcAACACtccatcattttttaaatattcttttatctATCTTATTTCATCAATgttacattaaattattttttaaatattcttttatctATCTTATTTCATCAATGTTACATTAAAAGTTGTGGCCTTCACAACTAAGACGATTTTTTATAGACGGAGGTAGAATGATATTTAgcactaataaattaaagggATGTCGCACTTAATATCatgtaactttaaaaaagttggaatttttctaagaactttgaaattgacaaataatatcacgaactttaccccgagtttgttatttcccatcaaaaaaaaagttctagctatattaatagattgaagaacaattttgaaggatgtgtgcttcaagaaaaactatcctcaaagattgaaaaacttgaagttCTCAAAGTTGTTGTTgagaaattacaaaaaaaaaatcatgatattatttgccggaattttttctttggtggaaaataacaaacggagtaaagttcatgatattatttgtcaatttcaaagttcgtgggaaaaacccaactttttttaaagttcCATGATATTAGGTGCAAATGtacctaaattaaaatatgccTACTTGACCCGATATGagttaaaatattactactataataaataagaatttgaaattataaatatcatagCTAGGCGACCGGTTATTATTCTACAAAATTAGAGTGTGAAATGGAGTCAATAGTCAAGCTGGAAAAAATTGCCGGTTCATATCAATTACTACTTACAAAAAAGTaacacatggtttggaagaaAGCAAATTATTGTGTCAAATTACGCAAAACGCATATGAAACATATGAATTCGgatcaaatatttttgaaattttttaatctcgAAAGATCTTAGTAAAAATGTAATCCCTCTTAttcaattcaacaaaaaaagaaaaacaaagtgGCCAAAAATAGGCAGCATTATTTGTATGAGAAAAGAATTTACAAAACCCAGAAAAGAAAAGTCAGGTGATCAAAGCATGTAGCTCTCATTTGGGGACGACGACTCCGCCGGAGCGCTACCGCCTCCGCCGTGTCCATGCACGTCGGCTACGCGCTGCTGCTGCATATGGATCGGATATTGGACATGAGATTGAGCTCCTCTCCCTTGATCACCATACAAATTGGACGGCTGCGTGAAATCGAACATCCCGGCGGCGCTGGCGAGGTGGCCGGGCGCGGCGGCGGGGCTGCCGGTGAATTGCTGCACCATGGCGCGGAAGTTGGTGGTGTCGGTGTTGAGTAGGGTGGTGGGAGTTCGCCGTGAGGCCCTCGAGCGCCGCCGGATTGGTCTCGCTCCGCGGCCTTCGTTGGCGGCCggagtggtggtggtggttggAGGGGggtttatttgattttcattgGTGAAATTGAGTTGCATCCAATCGTGAGGATATGACATTTTAGTTACCTTATTTTTGATGTTAGATAAATGAGGAAGATTGAATAGTTGATTGTGGGGTGGTTAGGAGTATTTATTGAGGATTACGATTGTTCCATTTCTCTCTTacatagttatattttgttgttttaatatatacttataatgTTGCTACTATGATGTTAGGTATACGTAACAAGAATTTTTATGCAAGTTAGAATTTTGAAAAGCTAAAACTCTAAAACtgatctatttttaagaatgtTACACATTAAGTGGGCTATACCTCCGGGTTCTagacaatatatttttattcatataaatgattttcattacatttttacCTAATTAATGAGTTAAATATAGACTTAAACATATTGTCCGAATCAGAAGCTAAAACCTCAAATGGGATAGGTAATTAGCTCCAATAGTActtcaaaatcaatttcattttttgtttttgaggaaaaaatacctatatttagatttacatTAAACCTAAACCCAagagtttttcaaattttgtgagtaaaaaaagcataatatagataatattcttttaagtttgagtttagtgtaaatggttggagtaaaatcatatttgatggtacatttacactaaaatgagattgagtttaatgtaaatggttggagatgctcttaatgTATGTGACCAAATagattttatgtgaaaatatacaagacaaattttgaatttttaaaatcgcGATTGAccattaaacaaataaagacAGTTATTTTTCCTTTGATAACAGTGTTCCGACGGAAATTTTCCGCTTCCATTGGTAAGTTTTTTAGCAACAGGCTACTGTCATATAGTTGTATATTTCGTCGGTAACATTGTCTACAATCATCAAAAATTGCCGAGGAATTGTCATCCTTCGGTGATGTCAGCGGTAAACCACTATTTTCTGTAGTGAACTATGGACCAAAGTATAATGTGTAAGACAAAAATTTTGCCCACTTAAAATTTTGCCCACTTTTTTAAAGAGGAGTTGATGAAACTTGTAGACTAGTCAAAGCAATgacttttctttaatatttagtaatttatattatcTTCATTAATATCAacttataaaccaaaaagaatGTAAGGCGAGAGtaggggtggcgaaacggGTTACCCGCGGGTATCCGTATCCGACAAGTCGGGTATCCGTACCCGATTTTAGCCAAATTGTTGTCCCGATACCCGCCCCGCGACATACcgggattacccgatacccgtgtcgggtatcccgtacccgacattgcgggtacccgtacccgacccaaaatcctaataaaaaatttgaaaaccataaCAACCGTCAATGTtccctaatttactttattaatatcgatGGTAAACATTGAAtagattgagaataaaagtTAGGGAACACTCTATAGCTAGTTCggtgagttttcaattgtatgttcgttggaatatataaatgtttcaAAAGAACTCTTAGATAAAGTACTTCCATTGTTCCACcttaatagaggcatttcattttctcactcattttgaaaaaataataatagaaatactcttctctacattattatctctattactttatttttcctccattctaactatatatttttatttttcaaaatgagtgcgtataaggctattattatttaactatttacttgtttttttttccactttaactatttgaaacacgtctattaatatggaatggatggagtattaaaagatggaatatgactaatactaataataacgggtattatcaggactaacgggtatacccgcgACCCGTAAAACTCTAAAACGCATTACCCGATCCCGTCCCGTTTACCGTTATCGTCGGGTAGTGGGTACCCAATAACCGGCGAGTAGCGGGTCGAGATGGGAATTATCCAttacccgctacccattttgccacccctagGTGAGAGTGATGTGTGTGTACATAAATGGTAAGCATTCTAGAACTGGTACTATTCGAGTCGACGCAGATTAGAactttaatttggtcaaattaaAGAATTCATGAAATCTTCTCTATGATGATTAGTAACAGTAGTAAAAATTGGGTATAATTCAAGTTTAACTTAAACTGATATTGAAAAGGGTGAACATCAGTGGCACGTCAGCAGTGACGcctatttatgaattttcaaatgtaaaattattcaataaaagGTTATTATAAGAATTGCATGAAGACTATTGCAATTTTCACCGAATTATCTTTGACCAAATTATATAACAGAGTAACTGGAATTTATGAGGAAtgtgatttcaattttttggggCATATGTTTACtgcaaaaatattgaataattaattaactaagcgtaatatttttttgctagccatttatgatatttattttaaactagtagtattaatttcagttatagtatattatattatcattggtttgtttatatttatatatcgtctagcatatgattaattattagtgATACAATTATTATTGCTTATTACTATAAGATGTATTGGACCAATATGATAACTTCTGttattacattaaattattggtaatataattataagaataCAATCATGATATAGATAtgtcacttttctttttatttttgtattaagttaaaataaaaaaagaataaaatagagataattgtgttttcatttttggcaATAAGTCATATCAATTGAAACAAACTAATACGAAAAATTTATCTCACTTCAATGAGAAGAaaggagtaattattttaattttcactattaatcaatgttttaaaaaccggaccggacCGGCCGGTTCGACCGGTCGGACCGCGAACCGGTGCGTAGTCCGGTCCGGTTTGCACTATAAAACCAGTAGCACATCAAACCGCCATGAACCGCCGGAACCGGCCGGCCGGGAACCGGAAACCggttttctaaatttttaaaatttttgtaaaatttgagtttgatggGAGTTGAACTCATGACCTATGAGTCAAGAGACCAACATATCTACCACTCCACCACATGTacttgaatgaaatattatgagcattaattattgttatacaTTAAACCTATAATTTTTTGTccacacaaattaataatttgtgtttaattttatacttttaaataattactattagtTGTGATATGCTTAATATTAACTATCCCTCactaaattttacttttatttgtataatgtatataaataatagattttatctaagatttaatattgtagtatatatattattaacatagtttattactccatatttactaaataatactccaaacttattaataaatcatgtttaatttatgtattaactaataatactaatatagtatatatttatccaaattaactaaaaaatcatgtttatttttatatattgtctataatattatttcaccatataaacattttctaattaatataaattttatttatttatatatgaaaaatattgtacttttttagttattctaattaataatttatgtatttagttattatttaaattttatcattcacttattttaaatgatcttcatatttaatttatatgcaaagtttaatagtatatgtttttgttatatattactaattataatttatcactcattaaatttaatatactttgtatggatatatttaatcattaaatttaatatactttgtatggatatatttaattatatatatttgcaagGTAAAACGGTTCGACCAGTGATTGAACCGGTCGGACCGGTTGAACCGTGAACCAGTAGCCTCACCGGTTCACCGGCcgatccgatttttaaaacattgctATTAATACATTCACGTATTACTTCACTCTTTATTTATCAAACTAAACAtcttttaaaatcatgtgctAGTGTAACATGTGCCTCGTAACTAATATAGATTCATAATCATCTCGTAACTAATATCGATTCATAATCATTTATGAAGACAAtgtaatgtaaaaataaagattGTTAGTTAAAATTTTTGGTAACTAGCCACATTATTGGTGTTAGCATTGCT
The genomic region above belongs to Salvia hispanica cultivar TCC Black 2014 chromosome 3, UniMelb_Shisp_WGS_1.0, whole genome shotgun sequence and contains:
- the LOC125214650 gene encoding anthocyanidin 3-O-glucosyltransferase 2-like isoform X2; the encoded protein is MEVVLIPWPLMGHVQIVEFAKLIIHRQNLLPLPPGKTLSVTVLLMKLPDYIDSVSSSYADLLSSSSTSSVHLNFVHLSATEPTPEWSARTRGYFVHSLVVSQQPNVAEFLRSRRPNVAAMVVDMLCTSMIGVAAELAIPAYIFFTSPASFLGAMLHFQTLHDERNDDVCALQDSGSELDIPSFGLPLPPSVLSQVLVVRSQWEDRFLQYARDYRKARGIIVNTFAELEPHALGSFVMGSAYGAAPVPPVYSVGPILNCGPSHKSSPEVLKWLDEQHSGSVVLICFGSQGSLSEVQIRELAIGLEQSGQRFLWSLRRQAPSSQKASFPGEYESYREVLPEGFLDRTSGVGKVVGWIPQLEVLSHPAVGGFVSHCGWNSVLESLWCGVPVATWPLHSEQQMNAFQLVRELGLAVEITLSYLERSGDGSVVAAAEVERGIREVMESGSRVKERVREMKEKSRMTVVEGGSSYASFKRLIDDMMSNASTS
- the LOC125214651 gene encoding choline-phosphate cytidylyltransferase 1-like, whose protein sequence is MGDKVTGKAEEKPKNDGPPLDRPVRVYADGIYDLFHFGHARSLEQAKLSFPNTYLLVGCCNDATTHKYKGKTVMNDAERYESLRHCKWVDEVIPDAPWVINQEFLDKHRIDYVAHDSLPYADTSGAGNDVYEFVKAVGRFKETKRTDGISTSDVIMRIVKDYNQYVMRNLDRGYSRKDLNVSYVKEKRLRVNMRLKKLQEVVKEQQEKVGEKIQTAAKTAGVNPNVWVENADRWVAGFLEMFEERCHKMGTAIRDRIQESLRGQPALEYETSSAEEDDVYGDGDEYYYDGGDLNDEEEYYESDLKCDDKT
- the LOC125217077 gene encoding VQ motif-containing protein 22-like, which encodes MSYPHDWMQLNFTNENQINPPPTTTTTPAANEGRGARPIRRRSRASRRTPTTLLNTDTTNFRAMVQQFTGSPAAAPGHLASAAGMFDFTQPSNLYGDQGRGAQSHVQYPIHMQQQRVADVHGHGGGGSAPAESSSPNESYML